The Siniperca chuatsi isolate FFG_IHB_CAS linkage group LG12, ASM2008510v1, whole genome shotgun sequence genome has a segment encoding these proteins:
- the arsh gene encoding arylsulfatase D isoform X3 — translation MSPLLAHLLSLLLAAGDVTGKEVDRKPNFVLMMVDDLGIGDVGCYGNDTVRTPNIDRLASEGVKLTQHIAAAPLCTPSRTAFMTGRYALRSGMGSTGHVQVLLFLGGSGGLPPSETTFAKRLQQQGYTTSLVGKWHLGVNCEHRGDHCHHPNQHGFSYFYGLPFTLFNNCVPGEGSDVLVDLQHALQNLTMLLVVGLFTLVCVRVCGLLEVSLWLLVALWFLTILATAVWYIPFELMPTWNCIIMRNQEVIEQPMTVETLPQRLLGEAQNFIKRNVDRPFLLFFSLAHIHTPLFKTPAFAGKSRHGRYGDNLEEVDWIIGKMTETVDSLGLANNTLMYFTSDHGGHLEDADSVIGQKGGWNSIYKGGKAMGGWEGGIRVPGIFRWPGRLAAGKVVDEPTSLMDLYPTLKYLAKDTQPDRQLDGYNLMPLLEGKVERSEHQFMFHYCGIYLNAVRWHPPGSDSVFKVHFFTPNFSPPGAGGCYDTKVCLCHGEHVTHHNPPLLYDLFHDPSESHPLTPDTEPRYAEILEQTAKAAERHQNTLTNKPHSQMTWDKILWRPWLQPCCGTFPFCGCKEETTHMS, via the exons at GTCCCCTCTGTTGGCACATCTTCTCTCCCTGCTCCTGGCAGCAGGAGATGTCACAGGGAAGGAGGTGGACAGGAAGCCCAACTTTGTTCTGATGATGGTGGACGACCTGGGCATCGGTGACGTAGGATGCTACGGTAATGATACTGTCAG GACTCCTAACATAGACAGACTTGCTTCTGAAGGGGTAAAGCTGACTCAGCACATTGCAGCTGCTCCTCTCTGCACCCCTAGCCGAACTGCTTTTATGACGGGACGCTATGCACTCCGCTCAG GAATGGGCAGCACAGGCCATGTGCAGGTGCTGCTGTTCCTTGGAGGTTCAGGGGGGCTGCCACCCAGTGAGACCACCTTCGCGAAGAGGCTGCAGCAACAAGGATACACCACCAGCCTAGTGG gAAAGTGGCACTTGGGTGTGAACTGTGAACACAGAGGGGACCACTGCCACCATCCGAACCAGCATGGCTTCAGCTACTTCTACGGCCTGCCGTTCACCCTGTTCAATAACTGTGTGCCCGGAGAGGGGAGTGATGTCCTGGTAGACCTCCAGCACGCACTCCAAAATCTGACCATGTTGCTTGTAGTGGGACTTTTCACACTG gtgtgtgtccgtgtgtgtggcCTCCTTGAAGTCAGCCTGTGGCTCCTGGTAGCGCTTTGGTTTCTCACTATCCTAGCAACCGCTGTGTGGTATATTCCCTTTGAACTCATGCCGACCTGGAACTGCATCATCATGAGGAACCAAGAAGTGATCGAGCAGCCAATGACGGTGGAGACGCTGCCCCAGAGGTTGCTGGGAGAAGCACAAAATTTTATTAAGAG GAATGTTGATCGTccattcctcctcttcttctcacTGGCCCATATCCACACGCCACTCTTCAAAACCCCCGCCTTTGCTGGCAAAAGTCGCCATGGTCGCTACGGTGACAACCTAGAAGAAGTGGACTGGATCATCG GTAAAATGACAGAGACGGTGGACTCCCTCGGCCTGGCCAACAATACTCTGATGTACTTTACATCAGACCATGGTGGACACCTAGAGGATGCTGATTCGGTAATCGGCCAGAAAGGAGGCTGGAACAGCATCTATAAAG GTGGGAAAGCTATGGGGGGTTGGGAGGGGGGGATCAGGGTGCCTGGTATTTTCCGCTGGCCTGGCAGACTGGCAGCTGGAAAAGTAGTGGACGAACCCACTAGCCTCATGGACCTTTATCCAACACTGAAATATTTGGCCAAGGACACACAACCAGACAG ACAATTAGACGGCTATAACCTCATGCCATTGTTAGAGGGGAAGGTAGAGCGATCAGAGCATCAATTCATGTTCCACTACTGTGGAATCTACTTGAATGCAGTACGCTGGCACCCACCCGGAA GTGACTCTGTCTTCAAGGTGCACTTCTTCACTCCCAACTTTTCTCCCCCGGGAGCCGGTGGATGCTATGACACTAAGGTCTGTCTATGTCACGGAGAACATGTGACGCACCACAACCCACCGCTGCTGTATGACCTTTTCCATGATCCCTCAGAGTCTCACCCACTGACCCCTGATACTGAGCCGCGATACGCTGAAATCCTCGAGCAGACGGCCAAAGCTGCGGAGAGACATCAAAATACCCTCACAAACAAGCCACACAGCCAAATGACATGGGACAAGATTCTGTGGAGACCCTGGCTTCAGCCCTGCTGTGGAACTTTTCCGTTCTGCGGCTGCAAAGAGGAGACAACACATATGTCTTAA
- the arsh gene encoding arylsulfatase D isoform X4: MMVDDLGIGDVGCYGNDTVRTPNIDRLASEGVKLTQHIAAAPLCTPSRTAFMTGRYALRSGMGSTGHVQVLLFLGGSGGLPPSETTFAKRLQQQGYTTSLVGKWHLGVNCEHRGDHCHHPNQHGFSYFYGLPFTLFNNCVPGEGSDVLVDLQHALQNLTMLLVVGLFTLVCVRVCGLLEVSLWLLVALWFLTILATAVWYIPFELMPTWNCIIMRNQEVIEQPMTVETLPQRLLGEAQNFIKRNVDRPFLLFFSLAHIHTPLFKTPAFAGKSRHGRYGDNLEEVDWIIGKMTETVDSLGLANNTLMYFTSDHGGHLEDADSVIGQKGGWNSIYKGGKAMGGWEGGIRVPGIFRWPGRLAAGKVVDEPTSLMDLYPTLKYLAKDTQPDRQLDGYNLMPLLEGKVERSEHQFMFHYCGIYLNAVRWHPPGSDSVFKVHFFTPNFSPPGAGGCYDTKVCLCHGEHVTHHNPPLLYDLFHDPSESHPLTPDTEPRYAEILEQTAKAAERHQNTLTNKPHSQMTWDKILWRPWLQPCCGTFPFCGCKEETTHMS, from the exons ATGATGGTGGACGACCTGGGCATCGGTGACGTAGGATGCTACGGTAATGATACTGTCAG GACTCCTAACATAGACAGACTTGCTTCTGAAGGGGTAAAGCTGACTCAGCACATTGCAGCTGCTCCTCTCTGCACCCCTAGCCGAACTGCTTTTATGACGGGACGCTATGCACTCCGCTCAG GAATGGGCAGCACAGGCCATGTGCAGGTGCTGCTGTTCCTTGGAGGTTCAGGGGGGCTGCCACCCAGTGAGACCACCTTCGCGAAGAGGCTGCAGCAACAAGGATACACCACCAGCCTAGTGG gAAAGTGGCACTTGGGTGTGAACTGTGAACACAGAGGGGACCACTGCCACCATCCGAACCAGCATGGCTTCAGCTACTTCTACGGCCTGCCGTTCACCCTGTTCAATAACTGTGTGCCCGGAGAGGGGAGTGATGTCCTGGTAGACCTCCAGCACGCACTCCAAAATCTGACCATGTTGCTTGTAGTGGGACTTTTCACACTG gtgtgtgtccgtgtgtgtggcCTCCTTGAAGTCAGCCTGTGGCTCCTGGTAGCGCTTTGGTTTCTCACTATCCTAGCAACCGCTGTGTGGTATATTCCCTTTGAACTCATGCCGACCTGGAACTGCATCATCATGAGGAACCAAGAAGTGATCGAGCAGCCAATGACGGTGGAGACGCTGCCCCAGAGGTTGCTGGGAGAAGCACAAAATTTTATTAAGAG GAATGTTGATCGTccattcctcctcttcttctcacTGGCCCATATCCACACGCCACTCTTCAAAACCCCCGCCTTTGCTGGCAAAAGTCGCCATGGTCGCTACGGTGACAACCTAGAAGAAGTGGACTGGATCATCG GTAAAATGACAGAGACGGTGGACTCCCTCGGCCTGGCCAACAATACTCTGATGTACTTTACATCAGACCATGGTGGACACCTAGAGGATGCTGATTCGGTAATCGGCCAGAAAGGAGGCTGGAACAGCATCTATAAAG GTGGGAAAGCTATGGGGGGTTGGGAGGGGGGGATCAGGGTGCCTGGTATTTTCCGCTGGCCTGGCAGACTGGCAGCTGGAAAAGTAGTGGACGAACCCACTAGCCTCATGGACCTTTATCCAACACTGAAATATTTGGCCAAGGACACACAACCAGACAG ACAATTAGACGGCTATAACCTCATGCCATTGTTAGAGGGGAAGGTAGAGCGATCAGAGCATCAATTCATGTTCCACTACTGTGGAATCTACTTGAATGCAGTACGCTGGCACCCACCCGGAA GTGACTCTGTCTTCAAGGTGCACTTCTTCACTCCCAACTTTTCTCCCCCGGGAGCCGGTGGATGCTATGACACTAAGGTCTGTCTATGTCACGGAGAACATGTGACGCACCACAACCCACCGCTGCTGTATGACCTTTTCCATGATCCCTCAGAGTCTCACCCACTGACCCCTGATACTGAGCCGCGATACGCTGAAATCCTCGAGCAGACGGCCAAAGCTGCGGAGAGACATCAAAATACCCTCACAAACAAGCCACACAGCCAAATGACATGGGACAAGATTCTGTGGAGACCCTGGCTTCAGCCCTGCTGTGGAACTTTTCCGTTCTGCGGCTGCAAAGAGGAGACAACACATATGTCTTAA
- the arsh gene encoding arylsulfatase D isoform X1 — translation MATLKKQSKDVGYKSPLLAHLLSLLLAAGDVTGKEVDRKPNFVLMMVDDLGIGDVGCYGNDTVRTPNIDRLASEGVKLTQHIAAAPLCTPSRTAFMTGRYALRSGMGSTGHVQVLLFLGGSGGLPPSETTFAKRLQQQGYTTSLVGKWHLGVNCEHRGDHCHHPNQHGFSYFYGLPFTLFNNCVPGEGSDVLVDLQHALQNLTMLLVVGLFTLVCVRVCGLLEVSLWLLVALWFLTILATAVWYIPFELMPTWNCIIMRNQEVIEQPMTVETLPQRLLGEAQNFIKRNVDRPFLLFFSLAHIHTPLFKTPAFAGKSRHGRYGDNLEEVDWIIGKMTETVDSLGLANNTLMYFTSDHGGHLEDADSVIGQKGGWNSIYKGGKAMGGWEGGIRVPGIFRWPGRLAAGKVVDEPTSLMDLYPTLKYLAKDTQPDRQLDGYNLMPLLEGKVERSEHQFMFHYCGIYLNAVRWHPPGSDSVFKVHFFTPNFSPPGAGGCYDTKVCLCHGEHVTHHNPPLLYDLFHDPSESHPLTPDTEPRYAEILEQTAKAAERHQNTLTNKPHSQMTWDKILWRPWLQPCCGTFPFCGCKEETTHMS, via the exons ATGGCAACCTTGAAGAAGCAGTCTAAAGACGTAGGATATAA GTCCCCTCTGTTGGCACATCTTCTCTCCCTGCTCCTGGCAGCAGGAGATGTCACAGGGAAGGAGGTGGACAGGAAGCCCAACTTTGTTCTGATGATGGTGGACGACCTGGGCATCGGTGACGTAGGATGCTACGGTAATGATACTGTCAG GACTCCTAACATAGACAGACTTGCTTCTGAAGGGGTAAAGCTGACTCAGCACATTGCAGCTGCTCCTCTCTGCACCCCTAGCCGAACTGCTTTTATGACGGGACGCTATGCACTCCGCTCAG GAATGGGCAGCACAGGCCATGTGCAGGTGCTGCTGTTCCTTGGAGGTTCAGGGGGGCTGCCACCCAGTGAGACCACCTTCGCGAAGAGGCTGCAGCAACAAGGATACACCACCAGCCTAGTGG gAAAGTGGCACTTGGGTGTGAACTGTGAACACAGAGGGGACCACTGCCACCATCCGAACCAGCATGGCTTCAGCTACTTCTACGGCCTGCCGTTCACCCTGTTCAATAACTGTGTGCCCGGAGAGGGGAGTGATGTCCTGGTAGACCTCCAGCACGCACTCCAAAATCTGACCATGTTGCTTGTAGTGGGACTTTTCACACTG gtgtgtgtccgtgtgtgtggcCTCCTTGAAGTCAGCCTGTGGCTCCTGGTAGCGCTTTGGTTTCTCACTATCCTAGCAACCGCTGTGTGGTATATTCCCTTTGAACTCATGCCGACCTGGAACTGCATCATCATGAGGAACCAAGAAGTGATCGAGCAGCCAATGACGGTGGAGACGCTGCCCCAGAGGTTGCTGGGAGAAGCACAAAATTTTATTAAGAG GAATGTTGATCGTccattcctcctcttcttctcacTGGCCCATATCCACACGCCACTCTTCAAAACCCCCGCCTTTGCTGGCAAAAGTCGCCATGGTCGCTACGGTGACAACCTAGAAGAAGTGGACTGGATCATCG GTAAAATGACAGAGACGGTGGACTCCCTCGGCCTGGCCAACAATACTCTGATGTACTTTACATCAGACCATGGTGGACACCTAGAGGATGCTGATTCGGTAATCGGCCAGAAAGGAGGCTGGAACAGCATCTATAAAG GTGGGAAAGCTATGGGGGGTTGGGAGGGGGGGATCAGGGTGCCTGGTATTTTCCGCTGGCCTGGCAGACTGGCAGCTGGAAAAGTAGTGGACGAACCCACTAGCCTCATGGACCTTTATCCAACACTGAAATATTTGGCCAAGGACACACAACCAGACAG ACAATTAGACGGCTATAACCTCATGCCATTGTTAGAGGGGAAGGTAGAGCGATCAGAGCATCAATTCATGTTCCACTACTGTGGAATCTACTTGAATGCAGTACGCTGGCACCCACCCGGAA GTGACTCTGTCTTCAAGGTGCACTTCTTCACTCCCAACTTTTCTCCCCCGGGAGCCGGTGGATGCTATGACACTAAGGTCTGTCTATGTCACGGAGAACATGTGACGCACCACAACCCACCGCTGCTGTATGACCTTTTCCATGATCCCTCAGAGTCTCACCCACTGACCCCTGATACTGAGCCGCGATACGCTGAAATCCTCGAGCAGACGGCCAAAGCTGCGGAGAGACATCAAAATACCCTCACAAACAAGCCACACAGCCAAATGACATGGGACAAGATTCTGTGGAGACCCTGGCTTCAGCCCTGCTGTGGAACTTTTCCGTTCTGCGGCTGCAAAGAGGAGACAACACATATGTCTTAA
- the arsh gene encoding arylsulfatase D isoform X2, whose amino-acid sequence MRSPLLAHLLSLLLAAGDVTGKEVDRKPNFVLMMVDDLGIGDVGCYGNDTVRTPNIDRLASEGVKLTQHIAAAPLCTPSRTAFMTGRYALRSGMGSTGHVQVLLFLGGSGGLPPSETTFAKRLQQQGYTTSLVGKWHLGVNCEHRGDHCHHPNQHGFSYFYGLPFTLFNNCVPGEGSDVLVDLQHALQNLTMLLVVGLFTLVCVRVCGLLEVSLWLLVALWFLTILATAVWYIPFELMPTWNCIIMRNQEVIEQPMTVETLPQRLLGEAQNFIKRNVDRPFLLFFSLAHIHTPLFKTPAFAGKSRHGRYGDNLEEVDWIIGKMTETVDSLGLANNTLMYFTSDHGGHLEDADSVIGQKGGWNSIYKGGKAMGGWEGGIRVPGIFRWPGRLAAGKVVDEPTSLMDLYPTLKYLAKDTQPDRQLDGYNLMPLLEGKVERSEHQFMFHYCGIYLNAVRWHPPGSDSVFKVHFFTPNFSPPGAGGCYDTKVCLCHGEHVTHHNPPLLYDLFHDPSESHPLTPDTEPRYAEILEQTAKAAERHQNTLTNKPHSQMTWDKILWRPWLQPCCGTFPFCGCKEETTHMS is encoded by the exons ATGAG GTCCCCTCTGTTGGCACATCTTCTCTCCCTGCTCCTGGCAGCAGGAGATGTCACAGGGAAGGAGGTGGACAGGAAGCCCAACTTTGTTCTGATGATGGTGGACGACCTGGGCATCGGTGACGTAGGATGCTACGGTAATGATACTGTCAG GACTCCTAACATAGACAGACTTGCTTCTGAAGGGGTAAAGCTGACTCAGCACATTGCAGCTGCTCCTCTCTGCACCCCTAGCCGAACTGCTTTTATGACGGGACGCTATGCACTCCGCTCAG GAATGGGCAGCACAGGCCATGTGCAGGTGCTGCTGTTCCTTGGAGGTTCAGGGGGGCTGCCACCCAGTGAGACCACCTTCGCGAAGAGGCTGCAGCAACAAGGATACACCACCAGCCTAGTGG gAAAGTGGCACTTGGGTGTGAACTGTGAACACAGAGGGGACCACTGCCACCATCCGAACCAGCATGGCTTCAGCTACTTCTACGGCCTGCCGTTCACCCTGTTCAATAACTGTGTGCCCGGAGAGGGGAGTGATGTCCTGGTAGACCTCCAGCACGCACTCCAAAATCTGACCATGTTGCTTGTAGTGGGACTTTTCACACTG gtgtgtgtccgtgtgtgtggcCTCCTTGAAGTCAGCCTGTGGCTCCTGGTAGCGCTTTGGTTTCTCACTATCCTAGCAACCGCTGTGTGGTATATTCCCTTTGAACTCATGCCGACCTGGAACTGCATCATCATGAGGAACCAAGAAGTGATCGAGCAGCCAATGACGGTGGAGACGCTGCCCCAGAGGTTGCTGGGAGAAGCACAAAATTTTATTAAGAG GAATGTTGATCGTccattcctcctcttcttctcacTGGCCCATATCCACACGCCACTCTTCAAAACCCCCGCCTTTGCTGGCAAAAGTCGCCATGGTCGCTACGGTGACAACCTAGAAGAAGTGGACTGGATCATCG GTAAAATGACAGAGACGGTGGACTCCCTCGGCCTGGCCAACAATACTCTGATGTACTTTACATCAGACCATGGTGGACACCTAGAGGATGCTGATTCGGTAATCGGCCAGAAAGGAGGCTGGAACAGCATCTATAAAG GTGGGAAAGCTATGGGGGGTTGGGAGGGGGGGATCAGGGTGCCTGGTATTTTCCGCTGGCCTGGCAGACTGGCAGCTGGAAAAGTAGTGGACGAACCCACTAGCCTCATGGACCTTTATCCAACACTGAAATATTTGGCCAAGGACACACAACCAGACAG ACAATTAGACGGCTATAACCTCATGCCATTGTTAGAGGGGAAGGTAGAGCGATCAGAGCATCAATTCATGTTCCACTACTGTGGAATCTACTTGAATGCAGTACGCTGGCACCCACCCGGAA GTGACTCTGTCTTCAAGGTGCACTTCTTCACTCCCAACTTTTCTCCCCCGGGAGCCGGTGGATGCTATGACACTAAGGTCTGTCTATGTCACGGAGAACATGTGACGCACCACAACCCACCGCTGCTGTATGACCTTTTCCATGATCCCTCAGAGTCTCACCCACTGACCCCTGATACTGAGCCGCGATACGCTGAAATCCTCGAGCAGACGGCCAAAGCTGCGGAGAGACATCAAAATACCCTCACAAACAAGCCACACAGCCAAATGACATGGGACAAGATTCTGTGGAGACCCTGGCTTCAGCCCTGCTGTGGAACTTTTCCGTTCTGCGGCTGCAAAGAGGAGACAACACATATGTCTTAA